The following nucleotide sequence is from Trifolium pratense cultivar HEN17-A07 linkage group LG2, ARS_RC_1.1, whole genome shotgun sequence.
tcaaaaggtgcaccttgctaacttagacctaactagggtctaagttagaaaacccctatatatatatatatatatatatatatatatatttaatgaaattacaatgaaggatataaaacttgcaacgtggttaaaaacaatgagaataaattaataactttggtaataatcgattttaatatattagtagtagACAATGAATCAAATTCCCGTGTCTATTAGGAGTACAATAGTACATCATCATTTTATTCTAAATCTAACACatcatttgtaaaattaatgtatAACTTTTGTATCTAAGTTTTaagaaattaatcaaattatataGTAAGTCAACCAAGCCAATCTCGTACATCCacgtttttagtttttttttttttttggtagaatccACGTTTTTAGTTTAACTAAActcaaaaaaattgttaagaaaaattataggcatgataaataaattataggagatttcaattttattatagttttttttgtcaagtagcctagcgGTTAGAGTCTCACACATTTAAACGTGGAGAAATGGGGAAtatggggttcgaaccccggtcactccaataatatccctaatagctaccatttgagctacaatTATGAGCCAGTTTTATTATAGCTTTATTATAGAGATTTACATACCCTAATTTGACACTGAAATCTcctataatttatttatcatcaAAAGATATCACTATAATTTCTCCTATAATTTCTCCTAATATGTGTGCACAACCTTCTCCTCACCTATTAAAATGAGTACATTGTTCTCATTGTTACTTCAACttcatcacaattcacaaacaTGGCCATTTCAACTTCACATTATCTTTCACTTTCATGTTTCTTACTACCAATTGTTTTAAGCTTAGTTAATGTCTATGCAAAAGAGACACCGGTCCTCAACAAGATAGATTCTTGTTGGCGCGCGAAAACAAATTGGGCGTCAAACCGAAAAGCCTTAGCTGATTGTGCTATTGGTTTTGGCAAAGATTCAATTGGAGGTAAAAATGGTgcaatatatatagttacagATCCTTCCGATGACCCTGAAAATCCGAAACAAGGTACACTTCGTTATGGCGCAATCCAAAAGGAGCCGCTTTGGATAATTTTCAAAAGGGATATGGTTATTGCATTAAAGAATGAACTTATTATGAATAGTTACAAGACTATTGATGGTAGAGGAGTTAAAGTTGAGATTGGAAATGGACCTTGTATTACAATACAAGGTGTTAGTCATGTTATTATACATGGTATTAAGATTCAGGATTGTAAACCAAGTAAGCCTGGTCTTGTTAGAAGTACTCCTGATCATGTTGGTCAACGACAAGGCGCGGATGGTGATGctattaatatatttggttcGTCGAATATTTGGATTGATCATTGTTTTTTGGCTCGTTGCAGTGATGGACTAATTGATATTATTCATGCCTCAACTGCTGTTACCATTTCTAACAATTATTTTACTCAGCATGACAAAGTAAGCTGCTAAACAAGTTCAATAGCCGTTCTCCTTTTAATCAattcttatatattattttatgcaTGCATTGATGATTGATTAATATATGTCCTTTCAGGTTATGTTGCTAGGACACAATGATGGTTACACAGCAGATAAAGTTATGAAAGTAACAATAGTCTTCAATCGGTTTGCTAGTGGACTAACCGAAAGGATTCCAAGGTTAGACTAATGTACTTAGACTCTTAGAGACTTATAAATTGCTATGAAGCACCGATACAAATACTAAACACGATACTGACATGTCGACACACAGTAgatgaaaatatattatataaataaaaatattgacttTGCTGATGAATGTGCAGGGTAAGAGTTGGTTATGCACACGTGGCCAACAACAAATATGATGGGTGGAAAATGTATGCTATAGGAGGAAGTTCTAACCCAACTATTTTAAGTGAAGGGAATTTTTTTATAGCACCAAATGACAAAGATGCAAAACAGgtagaaacaaacaaacacagtATAGTAtacaataattatatataatggtTTGTTTCAAAATTGAACCATTTAAGATATTGAGTTTGATATGGTTATTCTTGTTGTATGACAGATTACAAAGAGGTTAGCAAATGGAAATTCGAAGAGTTGGAATTGGAAGTCTTCTAAGGATGCATTCTCAAATGGTGCTTATTTTGTATCATCTGGTGATGGAAGTAGTGCACCAAATTATACACCTGCACAATCTTTTGAAGCTGTTCCAGCTAATATGGTGCCTGCTATAACTCTCAATGCAGGTCCATTGAGTTGTTTTGTTGGGAAAGCATGTTAAATTGTTAATATAGTgaggatgtatattatgagaatgaatAATAGCCATTGGATCAAAATAAAGGGCTAAGATTAAATCATCACCAAGTGAGTCATGTGGCATTGAATCAACtctctcatatatatatagtttgtaACATTATGCaggttaattattattttaagataATGCACTGCAAAAGAGTGTTTTACTTTCAATAAACTTACAAGCAAACATAAAGATGCCAACAAGAAATTAACAGAATAATTGTGAAGCAAGTTGAAGGGGCCTaagaaaaaaagtaacaaaaggaaaatgtatgtatgtatgtatgtggtTGGTTTTGGCTTTAGAAAAGcctgttttcattggtttgaaCTCCACATGTTACTGGTGCTTTAGCTCTCACTTTCTTTAAGTACCAAATACCACCTCCAATTCCAAGTGCTCCAAAAGCTGAAATACCAGTAACTGTCCCTGCAACCAAAATCACAAACATTAGACtaattttaaacataaaaaatcctGCATTTTTCAATGTTAATTACTGTTAAATAACTTCATTTCTATCACCTGCAATTACATGAACATTCCTATTGTGCCTTGCATTATCATAATCTgccaaacaaattatatatcaaattatattatttcaaaACTAACCAAAAATTGTAACTCATTCCTACCAACATTATGTTAGTCCGGGTGGAATTGAATTCAGATCACTTAAGCACGGTTACCAAAGATGACCAGTCAGGTCCTCTAGCGGCAATTAATCATCGATAAAGCCGGTAAATATATGTACTAATAACCTAAAATAAGTAATAATTGTTTTCCTAAGTCAAGTAATCACAAGATTTTAGACATACCATTACAATGAGTAGTGAAATTTCCTTCCTTACATAAACACATGAAATTCTGAGTCTGTGTATCAAATCCACAAGTTCCACCACCACTTTTAGATTGATCCTGACATCGAAGACACCGCGTCGTCACCGGAATATCAAAATCAACTCTAATCCCATATTCAGGAACTTGATCATAAGGTTGAGGAGCACCAACATTTCTCCAATAAACACTAGCATAACTACTACAATACATAAGCATCAACCTCAAAGATTCAATAGCTTTTGGAACATAAGAACAACAAGAACTACCACTCATAGCAAAAGAACACACCGGCAAATGTCTACAAAGGTAACTAGCACTGTCACAAGATGAATCACAGTGTTCAGGAAATTGTTGACAAAACATAGGCTTTGGTTTAACAATAACATTTTCTTCACTACAATTGAAAAAAAGATACTGATTTTGAGGTGAAAGCTTAAAACGTGTGCTTGTGTCTAAACTAAATGGTCTTGTTGGTCTATAATTTTCACCATCTTCACAGTTCCACATGAATGGATCAGTTACTACAATGTGTGGATCAGAATAGCTAACATTATGAATAGGGTATCTACCAGAAGGTGTTCTTAGTTCAAGCTTTTGTGAATCTGAACAAGAAAGAATGTATCTGTAATATGGACTTCCACAACCATCATCAATGGAAAAAGGATATTGGATTGGAATGGTGCCACAAGAAGTTCTACAAAGTGTGGATTGAGAATTTGTGAGGGTTGAGAATGAGTGAATGAGTTGAATTATTAGTAGTAATGAGATTGGTTTTTGTTTGTTGGTAATGATTAGATGGAAATTCATGATTAGAGATGAATGCATGAACAGAAGAACATGTACTAGATTGATGTTTCTGAATCAAAAGTGGTCAAGAATTGAATTAAAGATTGAAGTAAgagagaataataataataatactaatatctTCAAGTGTTGTTGCTTTATTGAGGTACTACTTTTGCTTTAATTTGTTCCCTTGTTATATTATATGGTTTCTTTAATCTTAATCTATATTTATGTCTTTTTTGCTTTCTGAATTGTGAAGTTGTGCACAAAATATGGAGAGAATCTCCTTCAGAATGTTTGGAATCTTTGAAGTGAATTGAAGTTGAACACTCACATTGGCAAAGTTAAGGAAGAACATTTTGCGCATTTGGATTGTATGGTGAATGAGATTGAAACAAGTAATAAGAAGAATAAGGTAGAACTACGAAGGACCTGAATTCAACTGAAAATTTTGGAAGAATAAAGTGCTATTAACACTATCAAGGTTTGtggcaaggttttaaattgtggtccgCATCGGCAATTGCGGCCGTAATATTGCTGATGCGGTAGTTTTTGTAATCGCATCGCACCACAATTGCTGATTTTCATTCATGTAAGTACATCCGCATTGTAACCGCATTAGAAGGTAACAGACAATTTCGGTCAATGttctttcaaattttctcaccaaaaaatagaacttatgaacttcaaattctaatttgcatcaaatctaatgaaaaatcttacttttaataATATCTCAACaatgtatttttaaaatgatttcacACCGCAATAGCCGCATTGTGAGTTGCAGCAACCACAATGACCGCAATTGCAACAACCGCAACTGTGACCGAACCATAATTTGAAACCTTGGTTTGTGGCTCTAATAGCACTTCTGCAAAACGAACTATCATAGGTGATCAacattcttaatttttatagCAGTTTCGCAAAACTAGAATTATAGGGTATCAACGTTCTTGGCTTTGGTACCGCTTCTTTCAAAGTGCTATTATAGGGCTCCATGTGAATATTTTATAGCGCTTTTTAAATAAGCGTTATTAGAGCCACAAAACAGTAAGTACGATAATATATGACACGACAAAACTGTATCGGAGAGACagggcgataatatttttttatattcaaatataaaatgggtattttcgtatttttttatagttgtatcgtggacaaaaagttgtcatatGGTCGTGTGAGGGACAAAGTCTCTTGCTACCTATTTTGTCCAGTTTCATAATCAGTTTCTTAATCAAACATGGTACAACCAACCATAGTTGTCcaatttgagttaatttttgGCGCAGAGATACCTTGACTCTCATTAATTTTCATTGCAAATAGAGTATCAACATAAATTATCTCCTTATACACTGtatgaaaattaatttgagaCTACTTTGTATGAAAATATTATcccctgtatttttttttcttctttttctataATGACAGTTGCCGTTATAAAGTTTTTTTCCAAATCATTTATTGTTAACCTTGTTTACCCAACCTGGTACTTGATCAATATTTCTTATACACAATGTTGTTGTACTCTTTTATTGTTTCATAAATCATGATTGTTGTGCCCTTTGACACGGTGTTGTTTTGCAGCCTACTAATATTGACACAATGTTGATGtattttggttaaaaatttggactaaatagtaaatacatcaatttcgtttgataaatttttccttatat
It contains:
- the LOC123908930 gene encoding wall-associated receptor kinase 2-like isoform X3: MHSSLIMNFHLIITNKQKPISLLLIIQLIHSFSTLTNSQSTLCRTSCGTIPIQYPFSIDDGCGSPYYRYILSCSDSQKLELRTPSGRYPIHNVSYSDPHIVVTDPFMWNCEDGENYRPTRPFSLDTSTRFKLSPQNQYLFFNCSEENVIVKPKPMFCQQFPEHCDSSCDSASYLCRHLPVCSFAMSGSSCCSYVPKAIESLRLMLMYCSSYASVYWRNVGAPQPYDQVPEYGIRVDFDIPVTTRCLRCQDQSKSGGGTCGFDTQTQNFMCLCKEGNFTTHCNDYDNARHNRNVHVIAVTGISAFGALGIGGGIWYLKKVRAKAPVTCGVQTNENRLF
- the LOC123908928 gene encoding putative pectate lyase 2 codes for the protein MAISTSHYLSLSCFLLPIVLSLVNVYAKETPVLNKIDSCWRAKTNWASNRKALADCAIGFGKDSIGGKNGAIYIVTDPSDDPENPKQGTLRYGAIQKEPLWIIFKRDMVIALKNELIMNSYKTIDGRGVKVEIGNGPCITIQGVSHVIIHGIKIQDCKPSKPGLVRSTPDHVGQRQGADGDAINIFGSSNIWIDHCFLARCSDGLIDIIHASTAVTISNNYFTQHDKVMLLGHNDGYTADKVMKVTIVFNRFASGLTERIPRVRVGYAHVANNKYDGWKMYAIGGSSNPTILSEGNFFIAPNDKDAKQITKRLANGNSKSWNWKSSKDAFSNGAYFVSSGDGSSAPNYTPAQSFEAVPANMVPAITLNAGPLSCFVGKAC
- the LOC123908930 gene encoding wall-associated receptor kinase 2-like isoform X2: MHSSLIMNFHLIITNKQKPISLLLIIQLIHSFSTLTNSQSTLCRTSCGTIPIQYPFSIDDGCGSPYYRYILSCSDSQKLELRTPSGRYPIHNVSYSDPHIVVTDPFMWNCEDGENYRPTRPFSLDTSTRFKLSPQNQYLFFNCSEENVIVKPKPMFCQQFPEHCDSSCDSASYLCRHLPVCSFAMSGSSCCSYVPKAIESLRLMLMYCSSYASVYWRNVGAPQPYDQVPEYGIRVDFDIPVTTRCLRCQDQSKSGGGTCGFDTQTQNFMCLCKEGNFTTHCNDYDNARHNRNVHVIAGTVTGISAFGALGIGGGIWYLKKVRAKAPVTCGVQTNENRLF
- the LOC123908930 gene encoding wall-associated receptor kinase 2-like isoform X1, which encodes MHSSLIMNFHLIITNKQKPISLLLIIQLIHSFSTLTNSQSTLCRTSCGTIPIQYPFSIDDGCGSPYYRYILSCSDSQKLELRTPSGRYPIHNVSYSDPHIVVTDPFMWNCEDGENYRPTRPFSLDTSTRFKLSPQNQYLFFNCSEENVIVKPKPMFCQQFPEHCDSSCDSASYLCRHLPVCSFAMSGSSCCSYVPKAIESLRLMLMYCSSYASVYWRNVGAPQPYDQVPEYGIRVDFDIPVTTRCLRCQDQSKSGGGTCGFDTQTQNFMCLCKEGNFTTHCNDYDNARHNRNVHVIAGTVTGISAFGALGIGGGIWYLKKVRAKAPVTCGVQTNENRLF